The genomic interval CCCACCTTGAGCAACATATCCATCGCCTTCTGGCGCCGTTCTTCGGCAGGCATCTCGGGATTGTTGATCTTGAGCGGCTCTTCAAGCACGGCTCCGACCTTCTGGCGTGGATTGAGAGACCCATAGGGGTTCTGGAACACGATCTGAATCCGGCGGCGCATCTCAGCAGACACCTTCTTCTTGGCGATGTTCACCGGATTGCCCCTGATGAGCAATTCCCCATCGGTCTGCGCATCAATAAGGGTCAGAATGCGGGCCAGAGTGGATTTACCACAGCCGGATTCACCAACCAGAGCCAGCGTTTCCCCGCGATAGAGATCGAAGTCGATGCCCTTGAGCGCATGCACGGTTTCGGTTTTGCCAAAGAGGCCACCGGCAGACACATAGTCCCGTGTGATCCCGCGGGCGCTGAGAATTATTTCCTGATTGTCACTCATACCGCTGGACTATCCTCTTTGCTGTAGGATGAGGCAAAATCGCTCACTGTGGGCAAGCGATCCCCTTCGGCCCGTTCAGGCAGGGCAGAAAGCAGAGCCTTGGTGTAGGGATGCTTAGGAGCTTCGAAAAGCTCCAGCACACCGGATTCTTCCATCTGCTCACCGTTATACTGAACCACAACCCGATCCGCCGTTTCGGCCACCACTCCCATGTCATGGGTAATCATGATGAGGCCCATATGACGCTCGGCCTGAATGCGCATCAGCAGATCAAGGATCTGCTTCTGAATGGTCACATCCAGCGCTGTCGTCGGCTCATCCGCAATCAGAAGCTTCGGCTGACAGGCAATCGCCATGGCAATCATGACACGCTGGCACTGACCACCAGACATCTGGTGCGGAAAACTCGACAGGCGTTTTTCTGGCGTGGGAATACCCACAGCTTCGAGCAGTTCGATCGTGCGGGTGCGAATGGCCTTGCCGCGCAGATTGAGATGCGTTTTCAGCACCTCCCCAATCTGGAAGCCAACCGTAAAGCACGGATTGAGGCTTGCGATAGGCTCCTGAAAGATCATCGAAATGTCTTTGCCGATGATGGAGCGCCGTTCCTTGGGGCTGACTGTCTTGAGGTCACGACCATCAAACGACATGACGTCGGCTTTCACCGTCGCACTATCAGGCAGCAACCCCATCGTTGCCAGCATGG from uncultured Cohaesibacter sp. carries:
- a CDS encoding ABC transporter ATP-binding protein; amino-acid sequence: MSLLEIRNLTVEFDTAMGPFRALKGVDYTVDKGEVLAIVGESGSGKSVAMLATMGLLPDSATVKADVMSFDGRDLKTVSPKERRSIIGKDISMIFQEPIASLNPCFTVGFQIGEVLKTHLNLRGKAIRTRTIELLEAVGIPTPEKRLSSFPHQMSGGQCQRVMIAMAIACQPKLLIADEPTTALDVTIQKQILDLLMRIQAERHMGLIMITHDMGVVAETADRVVVQYNGEQMEESGVLELFEAPKHPYTKALLSALPERAEGDRLPTVSDFASSYSKEDSPAV
- a CDS encoding ATP-binding cassette domain-containing protein; translation: MSDNQEIILSARGITRDYVSAGGLFGKTETVHALKGIDFDLYRGETLALVGESGCGKSTLARILTLIDAQTDGELLIRGNPVNIAKKKVSAEMRRRIQIVFQNPYGSLNPRQKVGAVLEEPLKINNPEMPAEERRQKAMDMLLKVGLQKEHFGRYPHMFSGGQRQRIAIGRALMLNPRMLVLDEPVSALDLSIQAQILNLLKDLQEEFNLSYLFISHDLSVVKYFADRVMVMYFGEIVESATRDEIFANPQHDYTKTLLAATPKTSIESIRARVNAHKETA